The following coding sequences lie in one Apium graveolens cultivar Ventura chromosome 3, ASM990537v1, whole genome shotgun sequence genomic window:
- the LOC141712050 gene encoding metalloendoproteinase 2-MMP-like: MAHYLQLIISCISLLFLLLLVPSNSENTITTFTKPQPSGFLKHLEGCKKGETLSGLGELKKYLNKFGYLDYHSSKAHDNDEFDDFLEAAMKTYQANYNLNVTGTLDSETVSKMAMPRCGVPDIVNGTNTMKSNKKRYHHHSSPKKLHTVSHYNIFPGSPRWPVGKTTLTYWFDGTTPSNAKPAFVRAFNRWASITQYFSFSETQNSESSDIKIGFARGNHGDGDQNSFDGRGRTLAHAFPPTDGRLHIDADESFSIGAVPGYHDLESREIYKMMILRESGRYITFRQHFSLFMHGV, encoded by the exons ATGGCACACTATCTTCAGCTGATCATATCATGCATCTCCCTCCTTTTCTTGCTCCTCCTTGTTCCATCCAATTCCGAAAACACTATTACTACCTTCACTAAGCCACAACCTTCCGGATTCCTTAAGCATCTTGAAGGATGCAAAAAAGGTGAAACTCTTTCCGGTCTTGGTGAGCTAAAAAAATATCTAAACAAATTCGGATACCTAGATTATCATTCTTCAAAAGCTCACGATAATGACGAATTTGATGATTTTCTTGAGGCTGCAATGAAGACCTATCAGGCCAACTATAATCTCAATGTTACAGGGACTCTAGATTCTGAAACGGTATCAAAGATGGCAATGCCAAGGTGCGGAGTGCCGGATATAGTTAATGGAACTAATACCATGAAATCAAACAAAAAAAGATATCACCACCACAGCAGTCCTAAAAAACTCCATACAGTCTCTCATTATAATATTTTTCCAGGCTCCCCTAGATGGCCAGTTGGTAAGACAACTCTTACTTACTGGTTTGATGGCACTACACCTTCAAACGCTAAACCGGCCTTTGTTAGAGCATTCAATAGATGGGCTTCCATTACACAATATTTCAGTTTCTCAGAAACACAGAATTCAGAAAGCTCAGATATAAAGATTGGTTTCGCAAGGGGTAACCATGGGGATGGAGATCAGAACTCATTTGATGGTCGAGGTAGAACTCTCGCACATGCATTTCCACCTACAGACGGAAGGCTTCATATCGATGCAGATGAATCATTTTCTATAGGGGCTGTTCCTGGTTATCATGATTTG GAGTCTCGAGAGATATACAAGATGATGATCTTGAGGGAATCAGGGCGTTATATAACTTTTAGACAACACTTCTCTCTTTTTATGCATGGTGTATGA